The Ovis canadensis isolate MfBH-ARS-UI-01 breed Bighorn chromosome 13, ARS-UI_OviCan_v2, whole genome shotgun sequence genome includes a region encoding these proteins:
- the NELFCD gene encoding negative elongation factor C/D — protein MAGAAPGAIMDEDYFGNAAEWGDEAEGGQEDDYGEGEDDAEVQQECLHKFSTRDYIMEPSIFNTLKRYFQAGGSPENVIQLLSENYTAVAQTVNLLAEWLIQTGVEPVQVQETVENHLKSLLIKHFDPRKADSIFTEEGETPAWLEQMIAHTTWRDLFYKLAEAHPDCLMLNFTVKLISDAGYQGEITSVSTACQQLEVFSRVLRTSLATILDGGEENLEKNLPEFAKMVCHGEHTYLFAQALMSVLAQEEQGGSAVRRIAQEVQRFAQERGHDASQITLALGTAASYPRACQALGAMLSKGALNPADITVLFKMFTSMDPPPVELIRVPAFLDLFMQSLFKPGARINQDHKHKYIHILAYAASVVETWKKNKRVSINKDELKSTSKAVETVHNLCCNENKGASELVAELSTLYQCIRFPVVAMGVLKWVDWTVSEPRYFQLQTDHTPVHLALLDEISTCHQLLHPQVLQLLVKLFETEHSQLDVMEQLELKKTLLDRMVHLLSRGYVLPVVSYIRKCLEKLDTDISLIRHFVTEVLDVIAPPYTSDFVQLFLPILENDSIAGTIKTEGEHDPVTEFIAHCKSNFILVN, from the exons ATGGCGGGGGCCGCGCCGGGCGCCATCATGGACGAGGACTACTTCGGGAACGCGGCCGAGTGGGGCGACGAGGCGGAAGGCGGCCAG GAGGATGACTATGGAGAGGGAGAAGACGACGCCGAGGTCCAGCAGGAGTGCCTACATAAATTTTCTACCCGGGATTATATAATGGAGCCGTCCATCTTTAACACTTTGAAGAG GTATTTTCAGGCAGGAGGATCTCCAGAAAACGTTATCCAGCTCTTGTCAGAGAACTACACGGCTGTGGCGCAGACTGTCAACCTCCTGGCCGAGTGGCTCATCCAGACAG GTGTTGAGCCAGTGCAGGTtcaggaaactgtggaaaatcacCTGAAGAGTTTACTGATCAAACATTTCGACCCCCGCAAAGCAGACTCTATCTTTACTGAAGAAGGAGAG ACCCCTGCTTGGCTTGAACAAATGATTGCACACACCACCTGGAGAGACCTTTTTTACAAGCTGGCTGAAGCCCACCCAGACTGTTTGATGCTTAACTTCACTGTTAAG CTTATTTCTGACGCAGGATACCAAGGGGAGATCACCAGTGTGTCCACAGCCTGCCAGCAGCTGGAGGTGTTTTCTAGAGTGCTCCGTACTTCTCTAGCTACAATTTTGGATGGAGGAGAAGAAAACCTTGAAAAaaatctccctgagtttgca AAGATGGTGTGCCACGGGGAGCACACGTACCTGTTCGCACAGGCCCTGATGTCTGTGCTggcccaggaggagcaggggggCTCGGCTGTGCGCAGGATTGCACAAGAGGTTCAGCGCTTTGCCCAGGAGAG aggccacGACGCCAGTCAAATCACACTGGCACTGGGCACAGCTGCCTCCTACCCCCGGGCGTGCCAGGCCCTTGGggccatgctgtccaagggagccCTGAACCCGGCCGACATCACAGTCCTGTTCAAGATGTTTACAAGCATGGACCCGCCCCCTGTTGAACTC ATCCGGGTACCCGCCTTCCTAGATCTGTTTATGCAGTCACTCTTTAAACCCGGGGCCAGGATCAACCAGGACCACAAGCACAAGTATATCCACATTTTGGCCTATGCAGCGAGCGTGGTGGAGACCTGGAAGAAG AACAAGCGTGTCAGCATCAATAAAGACGAGCTGAAGTCCACGTCAAAAGCTGTTGAGACTGTTCACAACCTGTGTTGCAACGAGAACAAGGGGGCGTCGGAGCTTGTGGCTGAGCTGAGCACCCTCTATCAGTGTATCCG GTTTCCAGTGGTGGCCATGGGGGTGCTGAAGTGGGTGGACTGGACTGTGTCGGAGCCGAGGTATTTCCAGCTGCAGACCGACCACACCCCGGTGCATCTGGCGCTGCTGGATGAG ATTAGCACCTGCCATCAGCTCCTGCATCCCCAGGTCCTGCAGCTGCTGGTGAAGCTCTTCGAGACAGAGCACTCGCAGCTGGACGTGATGGAGCAG CTTGAGTTGAAGAAGACACTCCTGGACAGGATGGTGCACCTGCTGAGCCGGGGCTACGTGCTTCCCGTGGTCAGTTACATCCGCAAGTGTCTGGAGAAGCTGGACACTGACATTTCCCTCATTCGCCACTTTGTGACCGAG GTGCTGGATGTCATTGCGCCcccctacacctctgactttgtGCAGCTTTTCCTCCCCATCCTGGAAAATGATAGCATTGCTGGCACCATTAAAACCGAAGGTGAACATGACCCCGTGACAGAGTTCATAG CTCACTGCAAGTCTAACTTCATCCTGGTGAACTGA